One segment of Leptospiraceae bacterium DNA contains the following:
- a CDS encoding 1-deoxy-D-xylulose-5-phosphate reductoisomerase → MQRLCLLGASGSVGESTLKVLRLFPEVFELYSFSVNSNLEKAKSIIEEFSPSYAVITSEEADKSILGSRYKNTRVLYGAAAMSEIVKMTPVHIVVTAVVGSLGVNPTIAAIEAKKKIAIANKETLVTFGPYINSLLEKLKVTLVPVDSEHNALFQLVESQKRENISSLILTASGGSFRDLPLDKLKNVTVEEALNHPTWKMGPKITIDSAGLVNKGLEVIEAHFLFGFPYDKIEVVIHPESIVHGMIELIDGATLMYASHPDMIYPIAHSLFYPKLTPKQLIESKPPKWKRLNFWEPNLKRYPALKLAYETGKKGGTAPALFNAANEEAVNLFLTHKIQFTEIPEKIDFVLQSIAVEYPEDLETFLEADRKARELIKGNF, encoded by the coding sequence ATGCAGAGACTTTGTCTTTTAGGTGCTTCTGGATCGGTAGGGGAATCTACTTTAAAAGTTTTACGACTATTTCCAGAGGTATTCGAGTTATATTCATTTAGCGTTAATTCTAATTTAGAAAAAGCAAAATCTATAATTGAAGAGTTTTCACCGAGTTATGCGGTAATTACTTCTGAGGAAGCAGATAAGTCAATCTTAGGCTCTCGATATAAAAACACTCGGGTACTATATGGCGCTGCCGCAATGAGCGAAATTGTAAAAATGACTCCGGTTCATATTGTCGTGACAGCGGTTGTAGGTTCACTAGGTGTAAATCCAACGATAGCCGCAATAGAAGCAAAGAAAAAAATAGCCATTGCAAATAAAGAAACATTAGTTACCTTTGGACCTTATATAAATTCCTTATTAGAAAAATTAAAAGTTACTTTGGTGCCTGTAGACTCAGAGCATAATGCTTTATTTCAACTAGTCGAGTCACAAAAAAGAGAAAATATTTCCTCCCTTATACTTACTGCATCTGGTGGATCCTTTCGAGATTTACCGCTTGATAAATTGAAAAATGTTACAGTCGAGGAAGCATTGAATCATCCTACTTGGAAAATGGGACCCAAAATTACAATTGATTCAGCTGGATTAGTGAATAAAGGATTAGAAGTTATAGAAGCTCATTTTTTATTTGGATTTCCATACGATAAAATTGAAGTTGTTATACATCCAGAAAGTATTGTTCATGGTATGATTGAATTAATAGATGGGGCAACTCTAATGTATGCCTCTCACCCAGATATGATTTATCCGATCGCCCATTCTTTATTTTATCCGAAACTAACGCCAAAACAGCTAATCGAAAGTAAACCTCCCAAGTGGAAAAGGTTAAACTTTTGGGAACCAAATTTAAAGCGGTATCCAGCGCTTAAACTTGCATATGAAACAGGAAAAAAAGGGGGAACAGCCCCAGCACTTTTTAATGCAGCAAACGAGGAAGCCGTTAATTTGTTTTTAACACATAAAATTCAATTTACGGAAATTCCTGAGAAAATTGATTTTGTATTACAGTCTATAGCAGTGGAGTATCCCGAAGATCTTGAAACTTTTTTAGAGGCAGATAGAAAGGCAAGAGAATTAATAAAGGGAAATTTCTAG
- a CDS encoding tryptophan synthase subunit alpha, which yields MGSIKESFAGKGNSSHFIPYISLGDPEYALSVEWAKALIDGGADILELGIPFSDPVADGPVIQKSYMRALSKGFSMDTVLKTTKQIHLYKPSIPLVYLTYLNPIISHGIDRFFKEASDSGIRGIVIPDLPFDAKDSNSVLEKSRSHQIDIIHLITPASTSERIASIKKIASGFIYYVTSYGVTGERSNFSLDLKKRIGMLQKTLKLPICAGFGISTAEQAKRIGAYSDGIIIGSAIQRIIEDKSSNVDECARTLLQYAKEISSAIH from the coding sequence ATGGGTAGTATTAAAGAGTCTTTTGCGGGTAAAGGCAACAGTAGTCATTTTATTCCCTATATTTCTCTGGGTGATCCTGAATATGCGCTTTCAGTTGAATGGGCGAAAGCATTAATTGATGGGGGAGCAGATATTTTAGAATTAGGGATTCCTTTTTCAGATCCAGTAGCTGATGGTCCTGTGATTCAGAAATCCTATATGAGAGCATTATCAAAAGGATTTTCTATGGATACTGTTCTTAAAACGACAAAACAAATCCATTTGTATAAACCAAGTATTCCGTTAGTGTATCTTACTTATTTGAATCCAATTATTTCTCATGGTATCGATCGTTTTTTTAAAGAAGCATCAGATTCTGGAATTAGAGGGATTGTCATACCTGATTTGCCATTTGATGCAAAGGATTCAAATTCAGTCCTTGAAAAATCTAGGTCTCATCAAATTGATATTATCCACCTAATCACTCCTGCAAGTACATCAGAAAGAATAGCTTCTATAAAAAAAATAGCATCTGGTTTTATCTACTACGTTACTTCCTATGGTGTTACAGGGGAAAGATCGAATTTCTCACTGGACTTAAAGAAGAGAATAGGAATGCTTCAAAAGACTTTGAAATTGCCTATTTGCGCTGGGTTTGGTATTTCAACTGCAGAACAAGCAAAAAGGATTGGTGCATATTCGGACGGAATTATTATTGGCTCTGCAATTCAGCGGATAATTGAGGACAAATCTTCGAATGTAGATGAATGTGCACGCACTTTGCTTCAATATGCAAAAGAAATTTCTAGTGCAATTCATTAA
- a CDS encoding site-2 protease family protein, with protein MVLIILGAVLMLGISIFIHELGHLLCGMLVGVKARIFSLGYGRGIWKKRIGETTYQITGIPIGGYVMFKGDQYGKRLKGSEGELLSTPPLKRMIPVLGGPLFNLFLGFGIFFVLALLGDNSWGNRIFIDKANRDYSAAYQAGLRSGDRIIAINGKSIVSFEDIFTNVGLSGGEEIEVTYERNSLSKTIKITPDVYSAGGRPTLMIEPYGERHIVVTFKYAEQFSFWLKNLLDKENKSEEYYKKNFPPEVLKELENKKSEKELETKLASRAIAYLKDGDMILDVEGKPVSTIGELQTVLGNYQNQTVNIRLLRKTFPLLNPWSNEEVTVKVPVRGSDILEFTNLVDSKVPALVVRNLTLTSHDPKLAKKLLNLRINGEKFKSFEEMKTFLKTINTEEVTIETGDLKFGATYRLKPIGLLGFMADMKFVPEVSDKKNSVTEAFFISSEKVYRAVATSVRGISMLFQGLISVKDNLSGPVGIVHSAGMSLEYGWFMYLNFVANISIALMFMNLLPIPVADGGHLVLYLYEAIAGKPLPPKAIDTIFRIGFLFLLLLGVFVTFNDVSRFF; from the coding sequence TTGGTACTAATTATTTTAGGCGCAGTTTTGATGCTTGGAATTTCGATTTTTATTCATGAATTAGGTCATTTGCTTTGTGGAATGCTTGTTGGAGTGAAAGCCCGCATTTTTTCTCTTGGTTATGGTCGTGGGATTTGGAAAAAAAGGATCGGCGAAACAACATACCAAATTACCGGAATTCCAATTGGCGGATACGTTATGTTCAAAGGTGATCAATATGGGAAAAGATTAAAAGGCTCTGAAGGAGAACTACTCTCTACACCTCCACTAAAACGTATGATTCCGGTTTTAGGTGGCCCATTGTTTAATCTATTTTTAGGATTTGGAATATTTTTCGTTCTCGCACTTTTAGGAGATAATTCTTGGGGAAATAGAATTTTTATAGATAAGGCTAATCGAGATTATTCGGCAGCCTATCAAGCCGGCTTACGTTCTGGAGACAGAATCATTGCAATTAATGGAAAATCAATTGTTTCCTTTGAGGATATTTTTACGAATGTTGGTTTATCAGGTGGGGAAGAAATCGAAGTAACTTACGAACGAAACTCATTATCAAAAACAATCAAAATAACTCCTGATGTTTATTCGGCAGGTGGTAGACCAACCTTAATGATCGAGCCATATGGGGAAAGGCATATTGTTGTAACTTTTAAGTATGCCGAACAGTTTAGTTTTTGGCTAAAAAATCTTTTAGATAAAGAAAATAAATCAGAAGAATACTACAAAAAGAATTTTCCTCCAGAGGTTTTGAAGGAATTAGAAAATAAAAAATCGGAAAAAGAATTAGAAACAAAACTAGCCTCTAGAGCCATTGCCTACCTAAAAGATGGCGATATGATTTTAGATGTGGAAGGAAAACCAGTTTCCACAATTGGAGAACTGCAAACCGTACTTGGAAATTATCAAAATCAAACGGTTAATATCCGTTTGCTCCGAAAAACCTTTCCGCTACTCAATCCATGGTCTAATGAAGAAGTAACTGTAAAAGTTCCCGTTAGAGGTTCAGATATTTTGGAGTTTACTAATTTAGTTGATTCCAAAGTTCCAGCGTTGGTTGTAAGAAACTTAACTCTAACCTCTCATGATCCTAAATTGGCTAAGAAACTATTGAATCTTCGTATCAACGGAGAAAAGTTTAAAAGTTTTGAAGAAATGAAGACATTTTTAAAAACGATTAATACTGAAGAAGTAACCATCGAAACTGGAGATTTAAAGTTTGGTGCCACCTACAGATTAAAGCCTATTGGTTTGCTGGGATTTATGGCAGATATGAAATTTGTTCCAGAAGTAAGTGATAAAAAAAATTCAGTCACTGAGGCATTTTTTATTTCGAGCGAAAAAGTTTATCGAGCAGTAGCTACTTCGGTAAGAGGAATATCAATGTTATTTCAAGGTCTGATTTCCGTAAAAGACAATTTATCTGGACCAGTTGGAATTGTTCATTCTGCCGGAATGAGTTTGGAATACGGGTGGTTTATGTATCTGAATTTTGTGGCTAATATATCTATTGCGCTAATGTTTATGAATTTGCTTCCAATTCCAGTAGCCGATGGAGGACATTTAGTACTTTATCTTTATGAGGCTATTGCAGGTAAACCACTACCACCAAAAGCGATTGATACAATTTTTAGGATTGGATTTTTATTTTTATTATTACTGGGAGTTTTTGTAACGTTTAACGACGTATCACGATTTTTTTAA
- a CDS encoding 1-deoxy-D-xylulose-5-phosphate synthase produces MSFKYLDKINDPKDLRKLSKDELELVCTEIRTYIIDTLASVGGHFASNLGVVELTVAIHYVFNTPIDRLIWDVGHQTYPHKILTGRREALKTVRKFGGISGFPKREESPYDLYNTGHAGTSISQLLGEAVSRDLLGKKYNCLAVIGDASIATGMALEALNHGGHIRPNCLVILNDNYMSISKNVGSISNYLNNIITSTFFNQWKKVYYTILKWFPFIGPALVSVSRRLEKGFKDFLVPGALFEDLGFHYVGPIDGHDVTKLVTVLEKLQKMEGPLLLHVITQKGKGYLHAENDPIKYHGVTPFNIHDGAMNVDTKIGYSKIIGECLIHLTMKNPAIVAVTPAMIEGSGLKNYAIKFPQNTIDVGIAEQHSVAFAAALLGGGVIPFMCIYSTFLTRAMDQMIEDVSLMNLPVRFVIDRAGCVGADGETHQGLFDLGYLCSLPHMSIIAPSSAQDLIDSMFFMSSYTDGPIAIRFPKGSESADNISYSKVNEIVEGKLRILNEGRDITLISVGSMLETAQKTREILEKSNISTSIIDLFWIRPLDVDALNAAISKTKHFLILDESYLDAGVSGYVLNRLNPEYLNRFIKTIAFPPDIITHGEKKEIFKHYHLDENSIASDIISFLKN; encoded by the coding sequence ATGAGTTTTAAGTATTTAGATAAAATTAATGATCCAAAAGATTTACGAAAACTTTCAAAAGATGAACTTGAATTAGTTTGCACCGAAATTCGCACTTACATTATAGACACTCTTGCGAGTGTCGGTGGACATTTCGCTAGTAATCTCGGAGTAGTAGAATTAACCGTTGCTATACATTACGTATTTAATACTCCAATTGATAGACTCATTTGGGATGTTGGCCATCAAACTTATCCGCATAAAATTCTAACGGGCAGACGGGAAGCACTGAAAACCGTTAGAAAATTTGGAGGTATTTCTGGATTTCCAAAACGAGAAGAGTCTCCATACGACTTATACAATACTGGACATGCCGGTACTTCCATTTCTCAATTATTAGGAGAAGCGGTTTCTCGTGATTTGCTCGGAAAAAAATACAATTGTTTAGCAGTGATTGGAGATGCGTCGATTGCAACTGGAATGGCGTTAGAGGCTTTGAATCATGGCGGGCATATTCGACCGAATTGTTTAGTGATTTTAAATGATAATTATATGTCCATTTCTAAGAATGTGGGATCCATTTCGAATTACCTTAATAATATTATAACATCAACTTTTTTTAATCAATGGAAAAAAGTATATTACACAATCCTAAAATGGTTTCCATTTATTGGACCGGCTCTTGTGAGTGTTTCTAGACGTTTAGAAAAAGGTTTTAAAGATTTTTTAGTTCCGGGAGCACTTTTTGAAGATTTAGGATTTCATTATGTTGGGCCAATTGATGGTCATGATGTAACCAAATTAGTCACAGTGCTTGAAAAATTGCAAAAAATGGAAGGACCCCTTTTGCTGCATGTAATCACTCAAAAAGGAAAAGGATACCTTCACGCTGAAAATGACCCAATAAAATACCATGGAGTAACTCCATTTAATATTCATGATGGTGCAATGAATGTGGATACAAAAATTGGATATAGTAAAATTATTGGTGAATGTCTAATTCATCTAACCATGAAAAATCCAGCTATTGTTGCAGTTACTCCTGCGATGATTGAAGGGAGTGGATTAAAAAACTATGCCATTAAATTCCCGCAAAATACGATTGATGTAGGAATTGCAGAACAGCATTCCGTTGCGTTTGCAGCTGCACTTTTAGGCGGTGGAGTGATTCCATTTATGTGCATATATTCAACTTTTTTGACGCGTGCGATGGATCAAATGATTGAAGATGTATCCCTTATGAATTTGCCAGTTAGATTTGTAATAGATAGAGCAGGGTGTGTTGGAGCTGACGGAGAAACTCACCAAGGATTATTTGATTTAGGATATTTATGTAGTTTGCCGCACATGAGCATCATCGCTCCTTCTAGTGCACAGGATTTAATTGATTCAATGTTCTTTATGTCAAGTTACACAGATGGTCCTATTGCAATTCGGTTTCCAAAAGGAAGTGAATCAGCGGATAATATAAGTTATTCGAAAGTAAATGAAATTGTAGAAGGAAAATTAAGAATTTTAAATGAAGGTAGAGACATAACTTTAATTTCAGTTGGTTCAATGTTAGAGACTGCCCAAAAGACTAGAGAAATATTAGAAAAATCTAATATTTCAACGTCAATCATTGATTTATTTTGGATTCGACCATTAGATGTAGACGCATTGAATGCCGCCATTTCTAAAACAAAACATTTTTTAATTTTAGATGAAAGTTATTTAGATGCAGGAGTGTCAGGTTATGTCTTGAATCGCCTTAACCCTGAGTATTTAAATCGTTTTATAAAAACAATTGCATTTCCACCCGACATAATTACTCACGGTGAAAAAAAAGAAATCTTCAAACATTATCATTTAGATGAGAATTCAATAGCATCTGATATTATTTCTTTTCTCAAAAATTAA
- a CDS encoding adenylate/guanylate cyclase domain-containing protein, giving the protein MSEKQSKLNALDFLSLGAFIVGNLAVIISAFLPQDFESAQLSLVGVLILLASFYFVYKFIEKVSKEKQNIGSILIALSLSLTIYTSKNVLKLLQDAEESSISWRFFLLKGTAGKGALASDKGYIEKVNQIEGARKDIRIIGIKTETLEKLQGTWPIDWRKYAEIIEAFKGSSNYLLYDIFFVDYKKEQKEAMEKALKGTDNVIFDYSIESTAESKESVINLKSRQEKLRKFKLKNVVDEGDQGISWLSFAVPPIEQVTENSSGVGFANIRKEDNAANRHMPLVAKVLNHGPNNETEYFPSIDFVIVCKYYGVDIVEDTEVVMGKYVKIKNIPKKMIKDKTGEHDIMTVPNEEREIIIPIDIYGQMEINFVGSLYCFRDDDLYDVAEWGKEYAEQYENTIFLVAMYYATGRGASKDTHLSPYGEMSGIEHHAHAINTILNQSFMASTPESVNLFLFLLIGLIIGFIQPKVRTWLAFILIFVLVIGYTAFALFCFDKFNLIIPQPSIIIEQLVIFVTIIGFKILTEEANVKYIRNTFSKFVSKDVVDELLKHPEKIALGGAKREITIFFSDIRGFTTLSEALSPEELVKLLNEYLSTMTEIIIECKGTIDKYMGDAIMAFWGAPVDLEDHPYYACVAALVQMDKLLELQASWKERNLPSIDIGIGLNTGAAVVGNMGSSQRMDYTCMGDTINLGSRLEGSNKTYGTNIIISEYTYERVKERVYARELDLVQVKGKTHPVRIYELIGLINDEDIKKVIKPLAIS; this is encoded by the coding sequence ATGAGTGAAAAACAATCCAAACTAAATGCTTTAGATTTTTTGTCTTTAGGCGCTTTCATTGTAGGGAATTTAGCGGTTATTATTAGTGCCTTTTTACCACAGGACTTCGAATCTGCTCAATTAAGTTTAGTGGGAGTTTTAATCCTATTAGCTTCTTTTTATTTTGTTTATAAATTTATTGAGAAAGTTTCAAAGGAAAAACAAAATATTGGGAGTATCCTTATTGCTCTCTCTTTATCACTAACGATTTATACTTCAAAGAACGTATTAAAATTATTGCAGGATGCGGAAGAATCTTCCATTTCCTGGAGATTTTTTTTACTAAAAGGGACTGCCGGCAAAGGTGCATTAGCCTCTGATAAAGGTTATATAGAAAAAGTTAATCAAATTGAAGGGGCAAGAAAGGATATCCGTATCATTGGGATTAAAACGGAAACACTTGAAAAATTACAAGGAACATGGCCAATTGACTGGAGAAAATATGCTGAAATAATCGAAGCATTTAAGGGAAGTTCCAATTATTTATTATACGATATTTTTTTCGTAGATTATAAAAAAGAGCAAAAGGAGGCAATGGAAAAGGCACTCAAAGGTACAGATAATGTAATCTTTGACTATTCGATTGAGTCCACTGCAGAATCAAAAGAATCTGTGATTAATCTAAAAAGTCGACAAGAAAAACTTAGAAAATTTAAATTGAAAAATGTTGTGGATGAAGGCGATCAAGGTATTTCTTGGCTTAGTTTTGCTGTTCCGCCCATTGAGCAAGTTACTGAAAATTCTTCTGGAGTAGGGTTTGCAAATATTCGTAAAGAAGATAATGCGGCAAATCGTCATATGCCGCTCGTTGCAAAAGTGTTAAATCATGGTCCCAATAATGAGACGGAATATTTTCCATCAATTGACTTTGTGATAGTTTGTAAATACTACGGTGTGGATATAGTAGAAGATACCGAAGTAGTTATGGGAAAATATGTAAAGATAAAAAACATTCCTAAAAAAATGATAAAAGATAAGACTGGGGAACATGATATTATGACCGTTCCAAATGAAGAGAGGGAAATTATAATTCCAATTGACATTTATGGGCAAATGGAAATTAACTTCGTTGGTTCTCTTTATTGTTTTCGGGATGATGATTTATATGATGTTGCTGAATGGGGAAAGGAATATGCTGAGCAATATGAAAATACTATCTTTTTAGTTGCAATGTATTATGCTACTGGTCGTGGAGCATCTAAAGATACTCACTTATCTCCTTATGGAGAAATGTCTGGAATTGAGCATCACGCTCATGCAATCAATACGATATTGAATCAGAGTTTTATGGCCTCTACTCCTGAGAGTGTGAACCTCTTCTTGTTTTTGTTAATTGGATTAATCATTGGTTTTATACAGCCTAAAGTTCGAACATGGTTAGCTTTTATTTTGATTTTTGTTTTAGTAATTGGTTATACTGCATTTGCGTTATTCTGCTTTGATAAGTTTAATTTAATTATTCCTCAACCGAGTATAATAATTGAACAACTTGTTATATTCGTGACGATTATCGGCTTCAAAATTTTGACGGAGGAAGCAAACGTTAAATACATTCGAAATACTTTTTCTAAATTCGTATCGAAAGACGTTGTAGATGAGCTTTTAAAACATCCTGAAAAAATTGCTCTAGGTGGAGCCAAACGAGAAATCACTATTTTCTTTTCTGATATTAGAGGTTTCACAACATTATCCGAAGCTTTGAGTCCAGAAGAATTAGTAAAACTTTTAAATGAATATTTGTCTACTATGACGGAAATTATTATAGAATGTAAAGGGACTATTGATAAATATATGGGTGATGCGATCATGGCGTTCTGGGGAGCTCCAGTTGATTTGGAAGATCATCCCTATTATGCTTGTGTAGCCGCTCTCGTCCAGATGGATAAATTACTGGAATTACAGGCAAGTTGGAAGGAACGGAATCTTCCCTCAATAGATATAGGGATTGGTTTAAATACAGGTGCGGCAGTTGTGGGTAATATGGGTAGTTCACAGCGTATGGATTATACTTGTATGGGAGACACAATTAATTTAGGTTCTCGTTTAGAAGGTTCTAATAAAACGTATGGAACAAATATTATTATTTCTGAATATACTTACGAGCGAGTCAAAGAGCGAGTATACGCAAGAGAATTAGATTTAGTTCAAGTAAAAGGTAAAACCCATCCGGTCCGCATATACGAATTGATTGGATTGATTAACGATGAAGATATTAAAAAAGTGATAAAACCACTCGCGATTTCATAA
- the trpB gene encoding tryptophan synthase subunit beta — translation MKDRNFGEKQGYFGEFGGRYAPEILTDALIQLEKVYLKLKDNPKFLKELNYYNQNYVGRPSLLTFAERLTKAWGGARIWLKREDLNHTGAHKINNTIGQALLTRAMGKKRIIAETGAGQHGLATATVGALFDMETVIYMGAEDVRRQELNVYKIKLLGAKVVPVTSGTSTLKDATSEAMREWALSVANTHYIVGSAIGPHPFPTIVRDFQSVIGKETKDQFRKKNKRMPDAVIACVGGGSNAIGMFYGFLKDKKVKLYGVEAGGLGTKPGEHSATITAGRVGFLHGTKTLIIQDAGGQIVPAHSISAGLDYPGVGPEHAYLASTKRVEYLSVTDKEALASFVEVSKLEGIIPALETAHAFSAAKKIAKDMGKKKDLVICLSGRGDKDSMEVSRLLGEI, via the coding sequence ATGAAAGATAGAAATTTTGGTGAGAAACAAGGTTATTTTGGAGAGTTTGGGGGACGTTATGCGCCCGAGATATTGACAGATGCGCTGATTCAGTTAGAAAAAGTGTATTTGAAACTAAAAGACAATCCTAAGTTTTTAAAAGAATTAAACTATTATAATCAAAATTATGTAGGAAGACCCTCTCTTTTGACTTTTGCCGAACGACTTACTAAGGCTTGGGGTGGGGCAAGAATCTGGCTCAAACGTGAAGACTTAAATCATACTGGTGCGCATAAGATCAATAATACAATAGGGCAAGCACTTCTCACACGTGCAATGGGAAAAAAAAGAATCATTGCGGAAACCGGTGCCGGACAACATGGATTAGCCACTGCAACTGTAGGTGCACTCTTTGATATGGAAACAGTAATCTATATGGGAGCAGAGGACGTTAGACGGCAAGAATTAAACGTTTATAAAATTAAGCTTCTAGGAGCAAAGGTGGTTCCTGTTACTTCCGGTACGTCAACTTTGAAGGATGCAACCAGTGAAGCAATGCGGGAATGGGCATTAAGTGTGGCTAATACACATTATATTGTAGGTTCAGCAATTGGGCCACATCCATTTCCTACTATTGTTCGAGATTTTCAGTCCGTTATCGGAAAGGAAACAAAAGACCAATTTAGAAAGAAAAATAAACGTATGCCAGATGCTGTGATTGCTTGTGTCGGTGGTGGATCTAATGCTATTGGAATGTTTTACGGATTTTTAAAGGATAAAAAAGTCAAACTATACGGAGTAGAAGCTGGTGGGCTTGGAACAAAACCTGGAGAACATTCTGCTACGATAACAGCTGGAAGAGTTGGATTTTTACATGGAACTAAGACCCTTATCATACAAGATGCAGGCGGACAAATTGTTCCTGCCCATTCTATTTCTGCAGGTCTTGATTATCCTGGAGTAGGACCTGAACACGCTTATTTAGCTTCCACTAAACGTGTAGAATATTTAAGTGTGACCGACAAAGAAGCATTAGCCTCTTTTGTAGAAGTATCAAAATTAGAAGGTATAATTCCAGCTTTAGAAACTGCCCATGCATTTTCGGCGGCAAAAAAAATAGCGAAGGATATGGGAAAGAAGAAAGATTTAGTAATTTGTTTGTCGGGTAGAGGAGACAAGGATTCTATGGAAGTAAGTCGTTTGTTGGGAGAAATATAA
- a CDS encoding proline--tRNA ligase — protein MKASNYILPTTKEDPADAVVASHKLMIRAGLVRKSSSGLYHFLPMGLRILKKIEAIVRDEMDKSGALEFELPILTPADIWQQSGRWEKMGKEMFRINDRHDVPHCLGPTHEESFTSLLKPILKSYKDLPKNVYQIHTKFRDEIRPRFGVIRSREFIMKDAYSFHIDDASLDETYQLMRKTYRQIFNRCGLSTIPVQADSGAMGGSGSEEFMVISPIGEDTLAINLESGYAGNVEKTPVIWEYSTEERTYLELEKVSTPNVKSIEEVSKLLQIEPKNTIKAVLLKADEKYDVVVFIRGDREVNPVKVNNQFATAEIRPLSASECENLGIITGFTGPILEETVSSKLKILFDKSIDPKGSYVVGANETDAHIRNFVLSRDLKKEVNQKDFCMVEAGDPCPISGKPLSLEKGIEVGHIFKLGTKYTKAFDIKVSDKSGKMTLTTMGCYGIGLNRTMATIIEQTNDEKGIIWPISVAPFEVSLVSISKTEEEYKRVELIYESLKSNGIEVFWDDRDLGPGFKFKDSEIVGFPIRLTFGKNYFEKNEFSILNRKSGEERNLPFESNEQLLAEVEKLRAELYRALN, from the coding sequence ATGAAAGCATCAAATTATATTTTACCAACCACCAAGGAAGATCCTGCCGATGCAGTTGTAGCTTCACATAAACTAATGATTCGAGCTGGACTTGTTCGTAAATCATCTTCTGGCCTCTATCATTTTTTACCGATGGGATTACGTATTCTAAAAAAAATTGAAGCCATAGTAAGAGATGAAATGGATAAATCTGGAGCGCTTGAATTTGAACTTCCCATATTGACTCCCGCAGATATTTGGCAACAAAGTGGACGATGGGAAAAAATGGGGAAGGAAATGTTTCGTATCAATGATAGACATGATGTGCCACATTGTTTAGGGCCTACTCATGAGGAATCTTTTACTTCTCTCTTAAAACCAATTTTGAAGTCTTACAAGGATTTGCCTAAAAACGTTTATCAAATTCATACAAAGTTTAGAGATGAAATTCGTCCTAGATTTGGCGTTATCCGCTCACGTGAATTTATTATGAAAGACGCTTATTCTTTTCACATTGATGATGCTTCATTGGATGAAACTTACCAATTAATGCGTAAAACCTATCGTCAAATATTTAACCGTTGTGGACTTTCTACAATTCCAGTTCAGGCTGATTCGGGTGCTATGGGTGGAAGTGGATCTGAAGAGTTTATGGTTATCTCTCCCATAGGTGAAGATACATTAGCCATTAACCTCGAAAGTGGTTATGCGGGTAATGTCGAAAAAACTCCAGTTATTTGGGAATATTCTACGGAAGAACGAACATATCTAGAATTAGAAAAAGTTTCTACACCCAATGTAAAATCAATAGAGGAAGTTTCTAAACTTTTACAAATTGAACCCAAAAATACTATCAAAGCCGTTTTATTAAAGGCAGATGAGAAGTATGATGTAGTTGTTTTTATTCGAGGGGATAGAGAAGTAAATCCTGTTAAGGTTAACAATCAGTTTGCGACGGCAGAAATTCGACCACTTTCAGCTTCAGAGTGTGAGAATTTAGGAATTATAACAGGATTTACAGGACCTATTTTGGAGGAAACTGTATCTTCAAAGCTAAAAATTCTATTTGATAAAAGTATTGATCCGAAAGGTAGTTATGTTGTTGGTGCAAATGAAACGGATGCACATATTCGTAATTTTGTGTTATCGCGTGATTTAAAAAAAGAAGTGAATCAAAAAGATTTTTGTATGGTGGAAGCTGGAGATCCTTGTCCAATTTCAGGAAAACCACTTTCTCTAGAAAAGGGAATTGAAGTAGGGCATATTTTTAAACTAGGAACCAAATACACCAAAGCATTTGATATAAAAGTTTCCGATAAATCCGGCAAAATGACATTAACCACAATGGGTTGTTATGGAATTGGGCTGAACAGAACTATGGCGACTATTATCGAACAAACAAATGATGAAAAAGGAATTATCTGGCCAATATCGGTTGCGCCATTTGAAGTATCTCTAGTAAGTATTTCTAAAACAGAAGAGGAATACAAAAGAGTAGAACTGATTTATGAGTCTCTAAAATCTAATGGGATTGAAGTTTTTTGGGATGACAGAGATTTAGGTCCTGGATTTAAATTTAAAGATTCAGAGATTGTAGGTTTTCCAATTCGACTAACGTTTGGGAAAAACTATTTTGAGAAAAATGAATTTTCCATTCTGAATCGCAAATCTGGGGAAGAACGAAATTTGCCGTTCGAATCGAATGAGCAACTTTTAGCAGAAGTAGAAAAATTGAGAGCGGAATTGTATAGGGCGTTGAATTAA